The Candidatus Hydrogenedentota bacterium genome includes a window with the following:
- a CDS encoding AAA family ATPase, protein MYEVFYGLREKPFNLTPDPKFLYLSDKHKEAFAHLLYGIKNHSGFVMLTGEIGTGKTTICRNLLNQLDPETDIAFIFNPALSAIELLKKINGEFGIDCAADTALELVDTLNQYLLDAAARGRNCVLVIDEAQNLTPPVLEQIRLLSNLETEKDKLLQIILIGQPELAEVLALKELRQLNQRITARYHLKPLTETETLQYIAYRLHVAGGRRKVQFDRKAVRAIYKFSRGVPRVINAVCDRALLVGYTKEVRTITAAIVRAAAREIHGERVRSRRSVFSQFLRRLVPSPALLVAAVVLVGLIFYGIVRPLENLLEEVTTQNTRPAPALTPSPPRPSTLETANASAPSTAPEAAAAQTSGRSDFITAMLHVEPATALQAASGALLSAWKLDPSAAPPEDSSIQALTGFAARNNLSYEVLRPALEQLLAVNLPAFVKMRMGTKDLWIALAGVDGEELRVTAAPEETVLAARQEFLAYYAGEAVVVWRDPNPAAQVLLPNTAGEPVARLKEALRRTGRLSPENTTAAYDAETAAAVSRLQADTGLLVDGRAGKQVRMVLTSWLPETPTPALRPLDVPVPEPHVQQAATVAPQAADAAPTAEPETPAAPEVAAEPAAETPPPAAAPPDDAVLETAPSPSPPEPAPASLPEDKPMAGTPPAAPAETPDAAPAPSAEIPAPAEIPDAVPAPSAETPAPAEIADAVPAPSAEIPAPAEIPDAVPAPSAETPAQFETPGTAPTPPAAPPEPPPAPPPPDRAQMIVMEEL, encoded by the coding sequence ATGTACGAAGTATTCTACGGTCTTCGAGAAAAGCCCTTTAACCTGACGCCGGATCCGAAGTTTCTGTATCTGAGCGACAAGCACAAGGAGGCTTTCGCGCACCTGCTCTACGGCATCAAGAACCACAGCGGGTTCGTGATGCTGACGGGCGAGATCGGCACAGGCAAGACGACTATCTGCCGCAATCTGTTGAATCAACTCGACCCTGAGACAGACATCGCCTTCATCTTCAACCCCGCGTTGAGCGCTATCGAACTGCTGAAAAAGATCAACGGGGAGTTCGGCATCGACTGCGCCGCGGATACGGCGCTGGAACTGGTGGACACGCTGAACCAATACCTGCTCGATGCCGCGGCGCGGGGCCGCAACTGCGTGCTCGTCATTGACGAGGCGCAAAACCTGACGCCGCCGGTGCTCGAACAGATCCGGCTCCTGTCCAACCTCGAAACCGAGAAGGACAAGCTGCTTCAGATTATTCTGATCGGCCAGCCGGAACTGGCCGAAGTGCTCGCGCTGAAGGAGCTGCGCCAGCTCAATCAGCGGATTACGGCGCGTTACCACTTGAAGCCGCTCACGGAAACGGAGACGCTGCAATACATCGCGTACCGGCTGCACGTGGCGGGCGGGCGCCGCAAAGTCCAGTTTGACCGCAAGGCGGTGCGCGCAATCTACAAGTTCTCGCGCGGGGTTCCGCGCGTGATCAACGCCGTATGCGACCGGGCGCTGCTCGTGGGCTACACGAAAGAGGTTCGCACCATCACCGCCGCCATCGTGCGCGCCGCCGCGCGGGAAATCCACGGCGAGCGGGTGCGGAGCCGGCGCAGCGTCTTCTCGCAGTTCCTGCGGCGGCTCGTGCCGAGCCCGGCGCTGCTCGTGGCGGCTGTGGTTCTCGTCGGACTCATCTTCTACGGGATTGTGCGGCCCCTGGAGAACCTGCTGGAGGAAGTCACGACGCAGAATACGCGCCCCGCGCCCGCGCTGACCCCTTCGCCCCCGCGGCCTTCCACGCTCGAAACGGCGAACGCATCGGCCCCATCCACCGCGCCGGAAGCGGCCGCCGCGCAGACATCCGGCCGCAGCGATTTCATAACAGCTATGCTCCATGTGGAGCCCGCAACGGCATTACAGGCCGCCTCCGGCGCGCTGCTGTCGGCGTGGAAACTCGACCCGTCCGCCGCGCCGCCCGAGGATTCCAGCATACAAGCGCTGACGGGATTCGCGGCGCGCAACAACCTGTCGTACGAGGTGCTCCGCCCGGCGCTGGAACAATTGCTCGCCGTGAACCTTCCCGCGTTCGTGAAAATGCGCATGGGCACGAAGGACCTGTGGATTGCGCTGGCGGGTGTCGACGGCGAAGAGTTGCGCGTAACCGCAGCGCCCGAAGAGACCGTGCTGGCGGCGCGTCAGGAATTCCTGGCCTACTACGCGGGGGAAGCGGTCGTTGTCTGGCGGGACCCGAATCCGGCCGCGCAGGTGTTGTTGCCGAACACGGCCGGCGAGCCCGTGGCCCGGCTCAAGGAAGCGCTGCGGCGCACGGGCCGCTTGTCGCCGGAAAACACCACCGCCGCGTACGACGCGGAAACCGCCGCCGCGGTCAGCCGGCTCCAGGCCGACACAGGCTTGCTGGTCGACGGGCGCGCGGGCAAGCAGGTGCGCATGGTGTTGACCAGTTGGCTCCCGGAAACGCCCACGCCCGCGCTGCGCCCGCTTGACGTGCCGGTGCCGGAACCCCATGTGCAGCAGGCCGCGACTGTCGCGCCGCAGGCAGCGGACGCCGCACCCACCGCGGAGCCAGAGACTCCGGCGGCCCCTGAGGTTGCGGCTGAACCGGCGGCGGAAACGCCGCCGCCCGCGGCTGCCCCGCCGGACGACGCAGTCTTGGAAACGGCCCCGTCGCCGTCGCCGCCCGAACCGGCGCCTGCCTCGTTGCCCGAGGACAAGCCCATGGCGGGAACACCTCCTGCAGCGCCCGCGGAAACCCCTGACGCCGCGCCTGCGCCGTCTGCGGAAATACCCGCGCCCGCGGAGATCCCGGACGCCGTGCCTGCGCCGTCAGCGGAAACACCCGCGCCCGCGGAAATCGCGGACGCCGTGCCTGCGCCGTCAGCGGAAATACCCGCGCCCGCGGAGATCCCGGACGCCGTGCCCGCGCCGTCAGCGGAAACACCCGCGCAGTTCGAGACGCCGGGCACCGCGCCCACGCCGCCCGCAGCACCGCCCGAACCACCGCCCGCGCCACCGCCCCCGGACCGCGCACAGATGATTGTCATGGAAGAACTG
- a CDS encoding substrate-binding domain-containing protein has translation MKRIFIALLVLGLVAGFGCSQSPGSGKIRIAVVPKALTHQFWLTVKAGAEAAGKELGAEVIWMGPDKETQVDKQVDIIETMIVQGVDALVIAACDENALNGPIQRAVDAGIPVITMDSGVTSDIPLSFVATDNIAGARAAARELARLIGEQGEVGLIPFVYGAATSQMREEGFKQGIQEFPNIQLVDIQYCESNEAKAMSVTQDMLTAHPGILGIFAANESACIGAAQALKTVGKAGQVKLVGFDAADEEVSALRDGTVQALIVQDPFKMGYVSVQTAMAAIKGDSVEKRIDTGVMVVTPENVDTPEVQRLLNPL, from the coding sequence ATGAAGCGCATCTTTATTGCACTCCTGGTGCTGGGACTCGTGGCCGGGTTCGGCTGCAGTCAATCGCCGGGCAGCGGCAAAATCCGCATCGCGGTAGTCCCCAAAGCCCTGACACATCAGTTCTGGCTGACCGTGAAGGCCGGGGCCGAAGCCGCGGGCAAGGAACTCGGCGCCGAAGTGATCTGGATGGGCCCGGACAAGGAAACGCAGGTAGACAAGCAGGTGGACATCATTGAGACGATGATCGTGCAGGGCGTGGACGCCCTGGTGATTGCAGCCTGCGACGAAAACGCGCTCAATGGCCCGATTCAGCGCGCGGTCGACGCGGGGATTCCCGTGATTACGATGGACTCGGGCGTAACCTCCGATATTCCGCTGTCATTCGTGGCGACGGACAACATCGCCGGGGCGAGGGCGGCCGCGCGCGAATTGGCCCGGCTTATCGGCGAGCAAGGCGAGGTGGGCCTGATTCCTTTCGTCTACGGGGCAGCCACTTCACAGATGCGCGAGGAAGGTTTCAAGCAGGGCATCCAGGAATTTCCGAATATTCAGCTCGTGGACATTCAATACTGCGAAAGCAATGAAGCCAAGGCGATGAGCGTGACGCAAGACATGCTCACGGCGCACCCGGGCATCCTCGGCATCTTCGCCGCGAATGAGAGCGCCTGCATCGGCGCGGCCCAGGCGTTGAAGACCGTTGGCAAGGCAGGCCAGGTCAAACTGGTCGGATTCGACGCGGCCGACGAAGAGGTGTCGGCGCTGCGCGACGGCACCGTCCAGGCGCTCATCGTGCAGGACCCGTTCAAGATGGGCTACGTGAGCGTGCAGACGGCCATGGCCGCGATCAAGGGCGATTCCGTCGAGAAACGAATCGACACGGGCGTGATGGTGGTTACACCGGAAAACGTGGACACGCCCGAGGTCCAGAGATTGTTGAACCCGCTGTGA
- a CDS encoding flippase-like domain-containing protein, with product MSDTSTSPGRRFPVLLKQALKALVALTILALLFRRYDLRLVFRHAAHISPGYLALAWLSGFLAMLTFAHMQTRIFRPLDCGAGTRLLLKIQYQQRFYALFLPGGTAALVKWYKLAKPSGKPGLTLALMAFMRILSLGSIAVITAAAILADATFPWPQARWTTALVAALVFLTPLWLLSDAARPLRARLERLVRLPQRLRDRTEALAEYPRAIRSLNSRDLVFIYLLSAVSQVCYILQQAFCAYAIGVHLDVLTFAWLRTVVALCSNLPITVAGLGLREVSLVAFLAYYHIPEAQAIAYSLLFFAAFPFLRGVIGGVLEVIDAWRAPAARA from the coding sequence ATGTCCGACACATCCACATCGCCGGGCCGGCGTTTTCCCGTTCTGCTGAAGCAGGCGCTGAAGGCGCTTGTCGCGTTGACCATTCTCGCGCTGCTCTTCCGGCGCTATGACCTCCGGCTGGTGTTCCGGCACGCGGCGCACATCTCGCCGGGCTACCTGGCGCTCGCGTGGCTGTCCGGGTTTCTGGCCATGCTCACCTTTGCGCACATGCAAACCCGCATCTTTCGCCCGCTGGACTGCGGCGCCGGCACGCGTTTGCTTCTCAAGATCCAGTATCAGCAACGTTTCTACGCGCTATTCCTGCCGGGCGGCACGGCTGCGCTTGTCAAGTGGTATAAACTGGCAAAGCCGTCGGGCAAGCCCGGTCTCACGCTCGCGCTCATGGCGTTTATGCGTATCCTCAGCCTTGGCAGCATCGCCGTGATTACCGCCGCGGCTATCCTCGCGGACGCAACGTTCCCCTGGCCGCAGGCGCGCTGGACCACGGCGCTCGTGGCCGCGCTGGTCTTTCTCACACCGCTTTGGCTCTTGTCCGACGCGGCGCGGCCCCTGCGCGCGCGCCTCGAACGTCTGGTACGCCTGCCGCAACGGCTGCGCGACCGGACCGAGGCGCTGGCGGAGTATCCGCGCGCGATTCGCAGCCTGAACAGCCGCGACCTCGTGTTCATCTATCTGCTGTCCGCGGTCAGCCAGGTCTGCTACATCCTTCAACAGGCGTTCTGCGCTTACGCAATCGGTGTCCATCTGGACGTGCTGACGTTCGCGTGGCTGCGGACCGTGGTGGCCTTGTGCAGCAATCTGCCCATCACCGTGGCCGGATTGGGCCTGCGCGAGGTGAGTCTGGTGGCGTTTCTCGCGTATTACCACATCCCCGAAGCGCAGGCGATCGCGTACTCGCTCTTGTTCTTCGCTGCGTTCCCGTTCTTGCGCGGCGTTATCGGCGGGGTTCTCGAGGTTATCGATGCCTGGCGCGCCCCGGCCGCGCGCGCATAG
- the uvrA gene encoding excinuclease ABC subunit UvrA, whose amino-acid sequence MASRTRAARNVIHIKGAREHNLDNLTLDIPRDRLVVITGLSGSGKSSLAFDTIYAEGQRRYVESLSAYARQFLEQMDKPDLDLIEGLSPAISIEQKTTHRNPRSTVGTVTEIYDYLRLLFARVGTPHCYQCGRVIESQTPQKIVDTVLALPGGARVQLLAPLVRQRKGTYQKVFEDIKRQGFVRVRVDGAFHHVDDDIPLERYVKHDIDVVVDRIVVKEDVRKRLTDSVEASLKLGNGLIRIWWEAPGGEAKEILQSEHLACVECGIAVEELAPRMFSFNNPHGACPRCTGLGSVLEVDPDLAVPDTSLSIADGAVRPWSMHRVLDGMYRRALQSVCRHYKQDAFKPWKRLPEEFRRIVLYGSGDEEIDFSFSNAQRTYETTRTFEGVIPNLERRYRETDSNAARELIGQFMAAHPCPECNGARLRPESRAVRVDGRTILDVTGMSINQALDYVGALKLTKAQKIIAERIIKEIRERLGFLVSVGLDYLTLDREAGTLSGGESQRIRLATQIGSGLVGVLYILDEPSIGLHQRDNRKLIATLERLRDLGNTVIVVEHDEETIIEADHVIDLGPGAGAHGGKIVAQGTPRDIMRNKQSLTGQFLSGAFRIHCPEQKRKRGGAALVVRGARHNNLKNIDVTFPLGLFICVTGVSGSGKSSLVNETLYPAVMRSLYDAPRHRPGAHKSIEGLEHIDKIIDIDQSPIGRTPRSNPATYTGLFAPIRELFSKTPEARTRGYKPGRFSFNVKGGRCEVCEGNGLITIEMHFLPDVYVPCEECGGARYNRDTLEVRYKGKNIAEVLDMTVEDGCLFFRNIPAVFGKLETLYDVGLGYIKLGQAATTLSGGEAQRVKLATELAKRATGRTLYLLDEPTTGLHAYDVDKLLRVLHRLVDLGNTVVVIEHNLDVIKTADWIIDLGPEGGDGGGRVIAAGPPDVIAAKRESYTGQFLKPKLEALKKNGRAAG is encoded by the coding sequence ATGGCCTCAAGAACCCGCGCCGCGCGCAATGTGATTCACATCAAGGGCGCGCGTGAACATAATCTGGACAATCTGACGCTCGACATACCGCGCGACAGGTTGGTCGTGATCACGGGGTTGAGCGGCTCGGGCAAATCCAGCCTGGCCTTTGACACGATCTACGCGGAGGGGCAGCGCCGCTACGTCGAAAGCCTCTCCGCCTATGCCCGCCAGTTCCTCGAACAGATGGACAAACCGGACCTGGACCTCATAGAAGGGCTCAGTCCGGCCATCTCGATCGAGCAGAAGACCACGCACCGGAACCCGCGTTCGACCGTGGGCACGGTAACGGAAATCTACGATTATCTGCGGCTGCTCTTCGCGCGCGTCGGCACGCCGCACTGCTACCAGTGCGGCCGTGTCATTGAATCGCAGACGCCGCAGAAGATCGTGGATACGGTGCTCGCCCTGCCCGGGGGGGCTCGCGTGCAACTGCTTGCCCCGCTGGTGCGCCAGCGCAAGGGCACCTACCAGAAGGTGTTTGAGGACATCAAGCGGCAGGGGTTTGTGCGCGTGCGCGTAGACGGCGCATTTCACCATGTGGACGACGATATCCCGCTCGAACGGTACGTGAAACACGATATCGACGTGGTGGTGGACCGGATCGTCGTGAAGGAAGATGTCCGAAAGAGGCTCACGGATTCGGTGGAGGCGTCTCTGAAACTGGGCAACGGCCTGATCCGCATCTGGTGGGAAGCGCCCGGAGGCGAGGCCAAGGAAATACTCCAGAGCGAGCATCTCGCGTGCGTCGAATGCGGGATTGCGGTCGAGGAACTGGCGCCGCGCATGTTTTCCTTCAACAATCCGCACGGCGCATGCCCGCGCTGCACAGGCCTCGGTTCGGTCCTCGAAGTGGACCCCGACCTCGCGGTGCCGGACACGAGTCTCTCGATTGCGGACGGCGCGGTCAGACCCTGGAGCATGCATCGCGTGCTTGACGGCATGTACCGGCGCGCGCTGCAGTCGGTGTGCCGCCACTATAAGCAGGATGCATTCAAGCCCTGGAAGAGGCTGCCGGAGGAGTTCCGCCGGATTGTCCTCTACGGTTCGGGCGACGAGGAAATCGATTTCTCGTTCTCGAACGCGCAGCGCACGTATGAAACCACGCGCACCTTCGAAGGTGTCATCCCGAATCTTGAACGGCGCTACCGCGAAACCGATTCAAACGCGGCGCGGGAATTGATCGGCCAGTTCATGGCGGCTCATCCGTGCCCCGAGTGCAACGGCGCGCGGCTGCGGCCCGAGTCGCGGGCGGTGCGCGTAGACGGCAGAACCATCCTCGACGTGACCGGCATGTCCATCAATCAGGCGCTCGATTACGTCGGCGCGCTGAAACTGACGAAGGCGCAAAAGATCATTGCGGAACGCATCATCAAGGAGATTCGGGAGCGGCTGGGATTCCTCGTGAGCGTGGGTCTCGATTACCTGACGCTGGACCGTGAAGCGGGCACGCTCTCCGGCGGCGAGTCCCAGCGTATCCGGCTGGCCACGCAAATCGGGAGCGGTCTCGTCGGCGTGCTCTACATACTCGACGAACCGAGTATCGGACTGCATCAGCGGGATAACCGGAAACTGATCGCCACGCTCGAACGGCTTCGCGACCTCGGCAACACGGTAATCGTGGTCGAGCATGACGAAGAAACGATCATCGAGGCGGACCACGTGATCGACCTCGGGCCTGGCGCGGGCGCACACGGCGGCAAGATCGTCGCGCAGGGCACGCCGCGCGACATCATGCGCAACAAGCAGTCGCTGACCGGCCAGTTCTTGTCGGGCGCGTTCCGCATCCATTGCCCGGAACAGAAGCGCAAGCGCGGCGGCGCGGCGCTCGTGGTGCGCGGCGCCCGGCACAACAACTTGAAGAACATCGACGTGACGTTCCCGCTGGGGTTGTTCATCTGCGTCACGGGCGTGTCGGGTTCGGGCAAGTCGAGCCTGGTCAATGAAACGCTGTATCCCGCGGTCATGCGGTCGCTGTACGACGCGCCGCGGCATCGTCCGGGCGCGCACAAGTCGATCGAGGGGCTCGAGCACATCGACAAGATCATCGACATCGACCAGTCGCCCATCGGCCGCACGCCGAGGTCGAATCCCGCGACATATACCGGGCTTTTCGCGCCCATCCGCGAGTTGTTCAGCAAGACCCCGGAAGCGCGGACCCGGGGCTACAAGCCGGGCCGGTTCAGCTTCAACGTCAAGGGCGGTCGCTGCGAGGTCTGCGAAGGGAACGGACTGATCACCATCGAGATGCACTTCCTGCCCGATGTGTACGTGCCGTGCGAGGAATGCGGCGGCGCGCGGTATAACCGCGACACGCTCGAAGTCCGCTATAAAGGCAAGAATATAGCGGAAGTGCTTGACATGACCGTCGAGGACGGCTGCCTGTTCTTCCGTAACATCCCCGCCGTGTTTGGCAAGCTCGAAACGCTTTACGACGTTGGCCTCGGTTACATCAAGCTCGGTCAGGCGGCGACCACGCTCTCCGGCGGCGAAGCGCAGCGCGTAAAACTGGCGACGGAACTCGCGAAGCGGGCCACGGGCCGCACGTTGTACCTGCTCGATGAGCCGACAACGGGGCTGCACGCCTATGACGTCGACAAACTGCTGCGCGTGCTGCACCGCCTCGTCGACCTGGGCAACACGGTAGTTGTCATCGAACACAATCTGGACGTCATCAAGACCGCCGACTGGATCATCGACCTCGGTCCGGAGGGGGGCGATGGCGGGGGTCGCGTGATTGCCGCCGGTCCGCCGGACGTCATCGCGGCGAAGCGGGAATCGTATACGGGCCAGTTCCTGAAGCCAAAGTTGGAGGCGTTGAAGAAGAACGGCCGCGCCGCCGGCTGA
- a CDS encoding nucleoside hydrolase, which yields MRRMLIALAVGSLVASGAHIWASDAPSVPILYTTDLYHPADDPDDHFDLLTLFAIPEFDIRGIVIDAGPRGKDRPALAALRQVMHMTGRTVPFAVGLDAPLRHPEDTAEDQRHACQDGVWLILDVLREAASPVTMFITGSLRDVAAAYNREPGLFRGKAGRIYVNAGWYGKEMEWNVTLDPHAYVRILRSGLPVYWAPCFGDAGYATYWKFRHADLLGAVPKPVRNFVLYMLTQADAATGDPLAYLNREPDAGAVSQFWPQERNMWCTGPLLHAAGRATPACSFGPVSVALGPDGSTRPDGDGEKTRLLTFHVDDPAAYPEAMASALRELLVQFPLAAKEALPVGGATPLR from the coding sequence ATGAGGCGAATGCTTATTGCGCTGGCTGTGGGTTCGTTGGTCGCAAGCGGCGCGCATATTTGGGCTTCCGATGCGCCTTCCGTGCCCATCCTCTACACGACGGACCTGTACCATCCGGCGGACGACCCCGACGACCACTTTGACCTGTTGACGCTCTTTGCGATTCCGGAATTTGACATCCGGGGCATCGTCATAGACGCCGGACCGCGCGGCAAGGACCGGCCCGCGCTGGCGGCGCTGCGGCAGGTCATGCACATGACCGGCAGGACCGTGCCGTTTGCGGTGGGTCTGGACGCGCCGCTGCGGCACCCGGAAGATACCGCCGAGGACCAGCGGCACGCGTGCCAGGACGGTGTATGGCTGATCCTGGACGTGCTGCGCGAAGCCGCCTCGCCGGTCACCATGTTCATCACGGGAAGTCTGCGCGACGTAGCCGCCGCCTATAACCGGGAGCCGGGTCTCTTCCGGGGTAAAGCGGGCCGCATCTACGTGAATGCGGGCTGGTACGGCAAGGAGATGGAATGGAACGTGACATTGGACCCGCATGCGTATGTCCGGATTCTGCGCAGCGGGCTTCCGGTCTACTGGGCGCCCTGTTTCGGCGATGCGGGATACGCGACATACTGGAAGTTCCGGCATGCGGACCTGTTGGGCGCCGTACCGAAACCGGTGCGGAATTTCGTTCTCTATATGCTGACACAGGCGGATGCGGCGACGGGCGATCCGCTGGCGTATCTGAATCGCGAACCGGATGCCGGCGCGGTCTCGCAATTCTGGCCGCAGGAGCGGAACATGTGGTGCACGGGGCCTCTCTTGCATGCGGCGGGCCGCGCGACGCCCGCGTGTTCTTTTGGCCCGGTCTCGGTGGCGCTGGGGCCCGACGGTTCCACACGGCCCGATGGTGACGGCGAGAAGACAAGACTGCTCACCTTTCACGTGGACGACCCTGCGGCGTATCCCGAGGCCATGGCGTCCGCGCTGCGTGAGTTGCTGGTCCAATTCCCGCTGGCGGCGAAGGAGGCGCTCCCGGTTGGCGGCGCCACTCCGCTCAGGTAA
- a CDS encoding glycosyltransferase has protein sequence MNTAISIIIPAYNQLDYCRQCVQSLLLHTDTPYKLILVDNGSTDGVSEYFDEVPGATVVHTGRNLGFAAGVNRGLEHAQGHVLLLNSDTIVPQAWLGRLMRALLSADDIGMVGPYSNCVSGSQQIGGLSFTSVVEINAFANERAAAHAGRVRDVARLVGFCLLIRDRVLGQVGGLDESFGIGNYEDDDYCARVLRAGWRLCVAEDSFVFHYGGRTFLGMGIVEDDWRSLMEENRRRFEAKWALRSGERVDAVQQALRVNRCAREALARGDFNDAVRLFKDAVQLAPHEAQHYNDLGVALWQAGDAGRAYKQFLRALKCDPDYAEARDNLRQSAAALGCAEDAESFLSLLQEGRA, from the coding sequence ATGAACACGGCCATTTCCATCATCATACCCGCCTACAACCAACTCGATTATTGCCGCCAGTGCGTCCAGTCGCTCCTGCTGCACACGGACACGCCCTATAAGCTTATTCTGGTCGATAACGGCTCGACCGACGGCGTCTCCGAGTACTTCGACGAAGTGCCCGGCGCGACGGTCGTGCACACGGGCCGCAACCTGGGCTTTGCCGCGGGCGTGAACCGCGGCCTCGAGCACGCGCAAGGGCATGTGCTCTTGCTGAACAGCGATACCATCGTGCCGCAAGCCTGGCTCGGCAGGCTGATGCGGGCGCTGCTCAGCGCGGACGACATCGGCATGGTGGGGCCGTACAGCAATTGCGTGTCGGGCAGCCAGCAAATCGGCGGGCTCTCGTTCACGAGCGTGGTCGAGATTAACGCATTCGCGAACGAGCGCGCGGCGGCGCACGCGGGCCGCGTGCGCGACGTAGCCCGCCTTGTCGGCTTCTGCCTGCTCATCCGCGACCGTGTCCTTGGGCAGGTGGGCGGCCTGGACGAATCGTTCGGCATCGGCAATTACGAGGACGACGACTACTGCGCGCGCGTCCTGCGCGCGGGTTGGCGCCTCTGCGTCGCGGAAGACAGCTTCGTCTTCCATTACGGCGGCCGCACGTTTCTCGGCATGGGCATTGTTGAGGACGATTGGCGCTCGCTCATGGAGGAGAACCGGCGGCGGTTCGAGGCCAAGTGGGCGTTGCGTTCCGGCGAACGAGTGGACGCGGTGCAGCAGGCGCTTCGCGTCAACCGGTGCGCGCGCGAGGCGCTCGCGCGCGGCGATTTCAACGATGCGGTGCGCCTGTTCAAGGACGCTGTCCAGCTTGCGCCGCACGAGGCGCAGCACTACAACGACCTCGGCGTGGCGTTGTGGCAGGCGGGCGATGCAGGGCGCGCCTACAAGCAGTTCCTGCGCGCGTTGAAGTGCGACCCGGACTACGCCGAGGCCCGGGACAATCTGCGGCAGTCCGCGGCGGCGCTGGGGTGTGCGGAAGACGCGGAATCTTTCTTGTCGTTGTTGCAGGAAGGAAGGGCGTGA
- a CDS encoding methionyl-tRNA formyltransferase, with the protein MLRIAIAGGGRLGVSLLEPLLRSRHEVVAIVQDGRKTRGLNRVVQPRLARLFGAPFSMPGHARRLGLPLIWIDKLTEEELAPLRALSIDLLLVGGFGIILKRQVLELPRIGCVNCHSALLPRHRGPNPFAAVLLSDDDETGVTFHVMDRGIDTGDVLDQARFTIRPSDTVFTIYRRCCEHAAERIVPLVDRIEREGLRGVPQEPDAATYEKNPSVGDAWIDWTRAASKIDRQIRALAPFPAPRFRFRGKTVFLLRAKANSRPVDAEPGTVLQHRGFVKVATGQGTLTIQGAFLRAPLPWFWPAPWCRPRPGEKLE; encoded by the coding sequence ATGTTGCGCATCGCGATTGCAGGCGGCGGCCGGCTCGGCGTCAGCCTTCTGGAACCGTTATTGCGGTCGCGGCACGAGGTGGTGGCCATTGTGCAGGATGGGCGCAAGACGCGCGGCCTGAACCGCGTGGTGCAGCCACGGCTGGCGCGGCTCTTTGGCGCGCCATTCAGCATGCCCGGGCATGCGCGCAGGCTGGGGCTGCCCCTCATCTGGATCGACAAACTGACCGAGGAAGAGCTGGCGCCGCTGCGCGCCCTGAGTATCGATCTGCTGCTGGTCGGCGGGTTCGGCATCATCCTGAAGCGACAGGTGCTCGAATTGCCGCGAATCGGCTGCGTCAATTGTCATTCCGCATTGTTGCCAAGGCATCGCGGACCCAATCCGTTCGCGGCCGTGCTGCTCTCGGACGATGACGAAACGGGCGTGACGTTTCACGTGATGGACCGCGGCATCGACACGGGAGATGTGCTCGATCAGGCGCGCTTCACCATCCGGCCTTCAGACACGGTGTTCACGATCTACCGGCGCTGCTGCGAGCACGCGGCGGAGCGGATCGTGCCGCTCGTGGACCGTATCGAGCGTGAAGGGCTGCGCGGCGTGCCGCAGGAACCGGACGCGGCCACCTACGAGAAGAACCCGTCGGTGGGGGACGCATGGATCGATTGGACGCGCGCGGCATCCAAAATCGACCGGCAGATCCGCGCGCTGGCGCCGTTTCCCGCGCCGAGATTCCGGTTCCGCGGCAAGACCGTCTTCTTGCTGCGGGCGAAGGCGAACAGCAGGCCTGTCGACGCCGAGCCGGGCACCGTCCTGCAGCACCGGGGTTTCGTGAAGGTTGCGACGGGCCAAGGCACGCTCACCATTCAGGGCGCGTTCCTGCGCGCGCCCCTGCCGTGGTTCTGGCCCGCGCCGTGGTGCCGGCCCAGGCCGGGCGAGAAACTGGAATGA
- the dtd gene encoding D-tyrosyl-tRNA(Tyr) deacylase, whose protein sequence is MRGVIQRVAEAAVSVEGRTVGEIGAGLLVLLSVDKDDEDQDVAYMVDKIAGLRIFNDADGKFNLSVGDAGGSLLVVSQFTLHGDCRRGRRPSFSDAARPEKAVPMYEAVVRRLRGAGFTVATGEFGAHMRVRLVNDGPVTILLDSKKGF, encoded by the coding sequence ATGCGCGGAGTTATACAACGCGTCGCGGAGGCGGCGGTCAGCGTCGAAGGACGCACCGTCGGCGAAATCGGCGCGGGTTTGCTGGTCCTGCTCAGTGTCGACAAGGACGACGAGGACCAGGACGTCGCCTACATGGTGGACAAGATCGCCGGGCTGCGCATCTTCAACGACGCGGACGGCAAGTTCAACCTGTCTGTCGGCGACGCAGGCGGGAGCTTGCTCGTTGTGTCGCAGTTCACGTTGCACGGGGACTGCCGCCGCGGGCGACGCCCGTCATTCAGCGACGCGGCGCGGCCCGAAAAGGCGGTCCCGATGTACGAAGCGGTCGTGCGACGGTTGCGCGGCGCGGGTTTTACCGTGGCCACGGGCGAATTCGGCGCGCACATGCGGGTGCGGCTCGTGAACGACGGGCCGGTGACGATTCTGCTCGACTCGAAGAAGGGGTTCTGA